TCCGGACAGATTCAGGTTTACGTGGCTCGAGATAATCTGCCAGAAGGCGTTTATAACGACCAGTTCAAGAAGTGGGACATCGGTGACATTATCGGTGCCGAGGGCGTGTTGTTCAAAACTAAGGTTGGGGAGCTTAGCGTTAAGGTTGATGACATTCGACTGCTGACTAAAGCGTTGCGGCCGTTGCCGGAAAAATTCCACGGTATCGCCGATCAAGAGATCAAATATCGTCAGCGTTATCTGGATTTGATCATGAGCGACGAGACGCGCAAAACCTTCCTGATGCGTTCGAAGATCGTCAATTACATCCGCGAATTTTTGATCGCGCGCGACTTCCTGGAAGTCGAAACACCGATGATGCAAGTCATCCCAGGTGGCGCCACCGCGCGGCCATTTACGACGTTCCACAATGCGCTGGATATGGAATTGTATCTGCGCATCGCCCCGGAGCTGTATTTGAAGCGGTTGGTGGTGGGCGGCTTCGAACGGGTGTTCGAGATCAATCGTAATTTTCGTAACGAAGGCTTGTCGACCCGCCACAACCCCGAATTCACGATGATGGAGTTCTACCAAGCCTACGCCGAGTATGGCGACTTGATGGATCTGACCGAAGCGATGCTAAAAGGCATAGCCGAAGATGTGGTAGGTAATAGCGTTATTGAATATCAAGGTGATCAATACGATTTCGGCAAACCGTTCGCGCGGATGACAGTGTTGGAGTCGATTTTGCATTTCAACCCGGAGTTGACACTGGCCGATTTGACCACTCGCGAAGCGGCCGTGAAAGTCGCCGAGAATCTGAAAATTCCGGTGAAAGACAGTTATGGCTTGGGTAAGGTACAGATCGAGATTTTCGAAAAAACCGTCGAACATCGCTTGATGAATCCAACTTTCATTACCGCTTATCCGGTAGAAGTATCACCGCTGGCGCGCCGTAATGACAACGATCCGCATGTTACCGATCGCTTCGAGTTTTTCGTCGGCGGCCGCGAGATTGCCAACGGCTTTACCGAGTTGAACGACGCCGAAGACCAAGCCGAGCGCTTCCAGAAACAGGTCGAGGAAAAAGAAGCCGGCGACAACGAAGCGATGCATTTCGATGCCGACTACATTACCGCGCTGGAGCACGGCATGCCGCCGACCGCAGGCGAGGGCATTGGTATCGACCGCTTGGTAATGCTGTTTACCAACTCACCGAGTATCCGCGACGTACTGCTGTTTCCGCATATGCGCCCCAAAAACTGATGACGCAATCAGACGTCTATTTCGTGTTATCGCTATTGGATCTAAGAGAAAATTATGAGCGTTGAAGCCAAAGAATTTAAAAATGCCCTCAAGTTGTGGGCTAGCGGCGTGACAGTGGTTACGACTCAGGGGCGTGATAGTCAGCCCAGAGGCATGACCGCGACCGCATTCAGTAGTGTGTCCCTGGAGCCCCCGCAAATTCTGGTGTGTTTGAATCAGGCTACCGATACCGGTGCTGCATTGCTGGAAAGCCGCCGCTTTGCGGTTAACATCCTGAACAGCGCACAAGAAGACGTTTCCAACCAATTTGCCGGTAGCACCACCCAAGAACAGCGTTTTGCCAGCATTGCCTGGCAAGCGGGTGAAAATGGCGCGCCTATTTTGAGCGAAGCTCTGGCGGCACTGGAGTGTCGGGTAGTGCAACAAGTTCAGGCCGGTAGCCACTGGGTGATTATCGGTGAGGTCGATAGCGTGGTTTGCCGGGAAGGCGAGCCTTTGCTTTACTATCATTCTGCTTACCGCACGGTGGCGGCGCAAGATTAAGCCAAATATCCTCGTTGCGAATTGTTGCTTGATAGAGCTGACAATTGTCGTATACCCGACAAATTTCTCATGAATTGTGTGTGAATAGACGCGATTGTTGCCGGGTTTGTTGATTTGTAACGCCATGAACCGCATGAAAAATAACGGTCATATAGATATGGCCGATTTTTTGCTTGGGAGAGATTGGATTTTATCCATCTTTCAGAGTTATCACGGAGTTATCAATGTCAATCAAGGTTATCAAAGAGTTTTCTGAAAAATCCAAAAGCGATGAGGGCTTGAAAGAAAAGCTGAAAGCCTGTCTCAAAATCAAGGAGCTATTGTTATTGGGTAAGGAATACGGGTTCGAAATCGATGAAGTGGAATTGTACCCACCCAACGAGCCGCAATTTGTTGAAGAACAGCTTTCAGAAAAACTTGCCAAAGCTCTCCTCAGAGTTTAACGATTGAGTGCCATCCTGCTTCCCGGCGGGGTGGCACCGTTATCGGTAAGGCGTAAAACGGCAGTCCGTAAATTCTAAAAACGACTCGACAACGGTAAACTACACGTTTGCGGCTATCGAGGAGTTTTCAAACATGTTCAATGCTATCCACGCTCCCCAACTGATGGGGATACTCAATGTCACTCCCGATAGTTTTTCCGATGGCGGCAAATTTACCGGCGTGGCGGCAGCGATAGCTCAAGCTGAAAAAATGATCGCTGAAGGCGCCGATATTATCGATGTCGGCGGTGAGTCGACGCGGCCTGGCTCCGATCCCGTTATGGCGGATGAGCAAATTCGCCGGGTGGTGCCGGTGATTAGCGCGATCCGTGCGAACAATCCCCAAGTTCAAATCAGTATAGATACCACCTTAAGCCAGGTTGCTGCAGCGGCGGTGACGGCGGGGGCGAGTATCATCAACGATGTCTCCGCCGGCCAAGGCGACCCTAAGATGTTGGCTTTTGCGGCAACAGCGCAAGTTCCGATCATCCTGATGCATATGCAGGGCACACCTAAAACCATGCAAGACCGACCGCATTACGGCAATGTACTGGCCGAAGTGATCGCTGCTTTGCAACAACGTATTACCGAAGCGTTAGCGGCAGGCGTGTTGGCGGAAAACATTGCTATAGATCCCGGCATCGGTTTCGGTAAGGGCAAGCAAGACAATATCGATTTGTTAGCACATTTGCGTAGCTTTGTTGGTTTGGGTTACCCGGTGTTGCTGGGTACCAGCCGCAAGCGCTTCATGGGCAGCATCTGCAATGTCAGCGAACCCGCAGAGTTGGTTACCGCGACAGCCGTGACCACGGCGTTAGGGGTGATGGCGGGAGTGCAAATGTTTCGGGTTCATGATGTCAAAGCCAACCGGCAGGCAGCGGATGTGGCGTGGGCCATCAAGCAGGCACAGTGACCGATCTCCATCCGCTGCTACAGAAATTGCAGGCTAAATTGGCGGTATCGCCGCTGACTAAGATCAACGACCCGGAATTAGCGGACCGACAGTTGGAGTTGTGGATCAAGCGCGATGACTTGCTACATCCGATTATCTCCGGCAACAAATGGCGCAAGCTCAAATATATCCTCAATCAGGCCTTACACAATGGCGCCGACAGTATCGTCAGCATGGGCGGCGCCTATTCCAATCATTTACACGCCCTGGCTTTTACCGGTAAAGCCTTGGGGCTGAAAACCATAGGCTATATTCGCGGCGAGCGGCCCGCGCAACTTAATGCCACGCTGCATGATTTACTTGATTGGGGCATGGAGCTGCGTTTTGTGTCGCGTAGCGACTACCGGCAATTGCGCGATTACAAAGGTCACGACAGCTTACCTGAACTGCAGGCCGGCCAATATTGGCTGCCGGAAGGTGGAGCCACCGACTTGGCTTTGCAAGGCGTTGCCGAACTGATCGATGAAATTGACGTCGGCTTTGATACGCTGGTCGTTGCCTGCGGCACGGGCACCACTTTGGCAGGTTTGCTTACCTCGCCGCTAACTCAACAGGCTATCGGTGCGGCAGCGCTGAAGGGTGGCGACTTTCTAATCGACGATGTCGAGCAATTGCTGAATAATCAGGGAATCATCAGTCATGCGGACCGGCGAATTCTGGTGGATTACCATTTCGGCGGTTTCGCCAAAACGACGCCGGCTTTGTTGGCGTTTATGCAGGATTTTCAACGGCAACACGGTATCGAGCTGGAACCGATCTACACCGGAAAATTGCTGTTTGCGCTCTACGATTTAATCCGGAAGGGGTATTTCCCGGCTGGGCAGCGGATAGTGGCAATCCATACCGGCGGTTTGCAAGGCAAGCGCAAGTAATATTCCCTGTCGTGTTACCAGTTAAAAATCAGATAGATATTGAGTCATTACCCAAAATGGTGATAATAGCCGCTGCCTAAAAAATAATAACAAGGTGGCACCGTGGTTGCGCAGATCATTTCATTCCCCGAGCAAAAAAGTAGCAATAAACTGGCGGTGTCTTTCCGCTTTTTACTGAGTTTGTACGCCATTGTGCCGCTGTGTTTATTGGTTCTTTGGCTAGACGAATTCGGCTTCAATTTCGCATTACGCGATATGCTGCCCAGTAGCCCGACCCATTTTTTGTTGTTTCAAATTTTGTTCGGTACTCCGCATATCGTCGCCAGTAACCTATTGTTGGTCAGTCATCAGGACTATCTGCAAGCCTTTAAAGGCAAATTAATCGCCATGACTTTGTTTATCATGGTGTTTTTCGGTATCGGCAGTCTGTTTATTCCATACCGTGCGCTATACATCATTACCGCTTGCTGGACGGTATATCACGTTTTGAAGCAACAGCAGGGTATCGCCAAGGCAGTGTGTCGTTTGCCTAATTGGGCGTTTTATCTGCAATTGTGGCTCAGCGTTAGTGCAGGGATTTTTATCTACATGGGGATATTTTTAAAAAATAGCCTGGAGCCTGAACAAGCGGCGTTGGTGTTGCAAATTGCCAGCGTGCTGACGACGGCTTTGGTTATCAGCACGGTGTTTTGCCAACGTTACGTGCCCAGCCGCTTGGGTATCTATTTTTTGTGGGCCAACACACTGCTGGTCGTTAGCAGTTGGTATGTTTACAGCCAGCAATACTATTTCTTGGCGATCTTGATGCCGCGCTTGGTGCACGACATCACCGCTTATAGTTTTTACGTGACTCACGATGTGAATCGCCACAGCGAACAGCCGCAGAATAATTTGTTCCGAGCTGCAACGGCGATTCGATTACCCGTTTGGCTGGTATTGCCGCTGCTGTCGTTTGTGTTGACCTACCTGTTACAGGCTTATGGCGACGATCTGGTCAATTTATTGTTGCAAACCCTGTTTTCCACGCAAATTTATAAAGCCGTAACCTTGGGTTTTCTTGGATATTTGGCCCTGATGCATTATTACACCGAGGCCTTCGTATGGGCTGCCGGCTCGCCGCTAAGGCGTTATATTCGCTTTAGCGGCGTCTAATCGCCTAGTGTGGCAGCGTGTAACCCACTTTAATGGTGACCTGCCAATGCGCGACCTTGCCGTTATCGATATGGCCGCGGGTTTCCACAACTTCAAACCAACGCATGTTTTGGATGGTTTCGCCGGCCTTGGCGACGGCGTTTTCGATAGCTTGCTGGATGCCCAGGCTGGATGAACCGGTCAGTTCGACTTTTTGATAGACATGTTCTGGCATGTTATTTACTCCGCTTGAGGGTTGAATAAGGCTTGGTAGGCGCGCGCGGCCGCTTCCGGTTCATGGTCAAATATGCCGCCTATCACCGCTAATAAGTCTGCGCCTGCCGCCAATAAAGTTCCACCATTTTCCGGCAGAATGCCGCCGATGGCGACTATCGGCACATTTATCAATTGTTTGGCGCGATGCAGGCTGATAATGTCGGCGGGGGCGGCCAACGGTTTTGAACCGGACGGGAAGAAGCGGCCGAATGCGACGTAGTCGGCGCCGGCAGCGGCCATGTTCTGTGCTTTATCCACATCGTTATAACACGATACGCCGATGATGGCGTCCTGGCCCAACAGGCGCCGCGCTGTGGCGATTTCGCCATCGTCGCGACCTAGATGCACACCGTCAGCATCAACCGCCAACGCCAACTCGACGCTGTCGTTAATCAATAGCGGAGCATCGTAAGCGTGGCAAACTTCCAACAAAAGCCTCGCTAATTGCGGCGCATCCAGCGGATTTTTGTCGCGGTATTGAATCACGCTAGCCCCGCCGCGCAAGGCCGCTTCGACGTCTTTTACAATTTGGGCAATCGTTTTGTTTTCGGGTTGGGTGATGGCGTACAAACCCTCGTGCGGAAATTTCATGCTTCCACCCAAAACAGCCGGTCGGGGTTGTATTGGCCTTGTCCCGGACGATAGGCGGCGGCCAGCGACTGCCAGGTAAATTCCTGAGCTTCGCTAACGGCGGTAAACACGTCCAGACGTTGCGCCAGCAGCGCGGCGCTGGCGCTGGCCAGCGTGCAACCCGAGCCGTGATAGCTCTGCGGCAAACGCTCCCAGTTAAAGGTTTCATTGAGATCGTCGGGCATGTACAAGCGGTTATGCACCAGCTCCGAGCTTTCGTGGGTGCCGGTGATCAGCACGTATTTAGCGCCTTTGCCTTGCAAGAAACGGCCGCAGTCGCTCAAATCGTTTTGCCCGGATAGGCGGCGGGCTTCCTCGCTATTGGGTGTCAATAAGGTGGTCAACGGCAGTAGTTGCCCGACGATGACATCAATTAATCGCTGGCCGGCCAATGCAGTGCCGCCGCCGGCTGCCAGTACCGGGTCCAGCACCACCGGAATAGCCGGATGTTGCCGCAAAATTTGCGCAATCGCTACAGCAACGCCGGCGTCGCCGATCAGGCCGATTTTGAACGCGGAGACTTTAAAGTCCGCCAACAGAGTTTGTGCCTGGCTGAGAATGTCTGCGGGCTGTTGCGGAATCAGCTTCTTGACGTTGCGGCTGTCCTGTTCGGTTAACGCCGTAATCACACTAGCCGCATGGCATTGGTGGCTAATGATGGCCTCGATGTCGGCTTGCACACCGGCGCCACCGCTGGGATCGTGACCGGAAAAACAGACTACCACCGGGCGGTTGCGGCTCATAAGCCGTCTCCATTCAGCAAGGCTAGAAACTCTTGTTCGCTGATGACGCTGACGCCTTTCTCGCGAGCGGCGTTGGTTTTATTGGCGCCGACATTGTCGCCGGCTACCAGATAGTCGGTTTTCGCCGACACCGAGCTACCGACTTTAGCGCCTTTTGCTTTGGCTAGTTTGCTCAAGTCGTCGCGGCTGCCGCTGTGTAGGGTGCCGGTGAACACCAAGGTTTTGCCGGCTAGCGGATGGGCGTTGTCTGTGGCTTGGTTTTGCGTTGGGGTGAGAGTAAAACCCAGCGCCATCAGGCTGTCGAATAAAGGTTTGATTTTGCCAAAGCCTTCGGTGATTACCGCGGCGGTTTTTTCCGCAAAGCCCTCGATGGCGACGATGTCGGCTTCGCTGAGATTGAAAATCTCCGGCAACGCATAATGTGCCAGCAGCCGTTCGCAGTTGCCCAGACCCATTCGAAATACCCCAAACGCGGACAGAAAACGCCAGTCTTCGATGGCTTCGTTGCGGCTGCGCAGCAATTGATCGACCAGGTTTTGCGATTGCTTGGGGCCGAAGCCCATGTTTTCGAATTCTGCGGCGGTTAAGGCGTAAATCTGGTCGACGCTTCGGATTTCGTTTTCGTAAAGCTTCTTGATGGTCGCAGCCCCGAAGCCGTCGTTGTTTTTCAGCACCCGGAAGAAATGTTCCATGCTGTTGCTGATTTGCGCCGGGCATTCCAGGTTGTTGGGGCAGACTAAATAGTCGTTGTCCCAAATCAATTCGTGGCCGCAGCTGGGGCAGGCACTAGGTACTTGCGGTTCGGCCGGACGCAGAACTTCCTCGATTTTGGGTATCACTTCGCCGGAGCGGGCCAGGCGGATCAGCGCACCGGGGCCAATGCCTTTATCCAATACCATTTTGTAATGATGGGCGGTGGCTCTGGAGAGCAGGGCGCCGCTAAGGCGCACCGGTTCCAACTCGGCGACCGGGGTGATGCGGCCGGAGCGCGAGGTTTGCGGCGTGACGCCGATGACGGTGACTTCTGCGGTTTCCAGGTTTTCTTTGTAAGCCAGCTGCCAGCGGTGATGGTGGCGGGTGGCGCCCATCGCTTGTTTGAGTTGCTCGTCGACGATTTCCAGAATCACGCCGTCCACGTCGTAATCGAGCTTATGCCAGATGTCTTTGACGATGGTTTCGAAGTTGTCGATCAGGTCCTGCCAGACTCCCTCCCAGCAAGGCAATATAGCAAACGGATAAAACACCGCGGCATGATCGGCGATGGCGCGTTCGGCGTGCTCGTCCAGTTCCTTTTCCTTGATCACGCTGGCTTGGAAGTTACGGGCGTTGTCGAAATATTCGGCCAGATTAGCGTCGAAATAACTGCGGCTGACCACAATTTCACCGGCGCCCAGGCCTCGCGGGCCCTGATTGGCGACTTGCAAGCCGCGCTCGAATACGCGGGTGATGTCGGTGCCTTTGCGGCCGTCGCCGCGGGTATACAGCATCCGGCCGTCGTCATAGGCGGCGTAACCATCCAACTTGGGCGTGACTTTAAAAGTCAGTTCGGCAAAGTTTTTGTCCAGATC
The window above is part of the Methylomonas sp. ZR1 genome. Proteins encoded here:
- a CDS encoding hydroxymethylpyrimidine/phosphomethylpyrimidine kinase, encoding MSRNRPVVVCFSGHDPSGGAGVQADIEAIISHQCHAASVITALTEQDSRNVKKLIPQQPADILSQAQTLLADFKVSAFKIGLIGDAGVAVAIAQILRQHPAIPVVLDPVLAAGGGTALAGQRLIDVIVGQLLPLTTLLTPNSEEARRLSGQNDLSDCGRFLQGKGAKYVLITGTHESSELVHNRLYMPDDLNETFNWERLPQSYHGSGCTLASASAALLAQRLDVFTAVSEAQEFTWQSLAAAYRPGQGQYNPDRLFWVEA
- a CDS encoding BRCT domain-containing protein — its product is MLTDSQKAILLQTTLSSNDLGENRFCELCTHADLLHTVTDSELVTFLEIANALYRGGEPIISDTDYDFVYLAELKRRHPEHPLLHTVEPEPAFAGKTVDLPTVMLSTDKAYSREEVERWAGRIEKAAVDLDKNFAELTFKVTPKLDGYAAYDDGRMLYTRGDGRKGTDITRVFERGLQVANQGPRGLGAGEIVVSRSYFDANLAEYFDNARNFQASVIKEKELDEHAERAIADHAAVFYPFAILPCWEGVWQDLIDNFETIVKDIWHKLDYDVDGVILEIVDEQLKQAMGATRHHHRWQLAYKENLETAEVTVIGVTPQTSRSGRITPVAELEPVRLSGALLSRATAHHYKMVLDKGIGPGALIRLARSGEVIPKIEEVLRPAEPQVPSACPSCGHELIWDNDYLVCPNNLECPAQISNSMEHFFRVLKNNDGFGAATIKKLYENEIRSVDQIYALTAAEFENMGFGPKQSQNLVDQLLRSRNEAIEDWRFLSAFGVFRMGLGNCERLLAHYALPEIFNLSEADIVAIEGFAEKTAAVITEGFGKIKPLFDSLMALGFTLTPTQNQATDNAHPLAGKTLVFTGTLHSGSRDDLSKLAKAKGAKVGSSVSAKTDYLVAGDNVGANKTNAAREKGVSVISEQEFLALLNGDGL
- the folP gene encoding dihydropteroate synthase, with translation MFNAIHAPQLMGILNVTPDSFSDGGKFTGVAAAIAQAEKMIAEGADIIDVGGESTRPGSDPVMADEQIRRVVPVISAIRANNPQVQISIDTTLSQVAAAAVTAGASIINDVSAGQGDPKMLAFAATAQVPIILMHMQGTPKTMQDRPHYGNVLAEVIAALQQRITEALAAGVLAENIAIDPGIGFGKGKQDNIDLLAHLRSFVGLGYPVLLGTSRKRFMGSICNVSEPAELVTATAVTTALGVMAGVQMFRVHDVKANRQAADVAWAIKQAQ
- the lysS gene encoding lysine--tRNA ligase; amino-acid sequence: MSELEHDEQEQIKQRREKLNALREEGIAFPTDFRRNVVAGELLAEYGDKSEDELLAEPIRVKIAGRMMTRRIMGKASFCHLQDMSGQIQVYVARDNLPEGVYNDQFKKWDIGDIIGAEGVLFKTKVGELSVKVDDIRLLTKALRPLPEKFHGIADQEIKYRQRYLDLIMSDETRKTFLMRSKIVNYIREFLIARDFLEVETPMMQVIPGGATARPFTTFHNALDMELYLRIAPELYLKRLVVGGFERVFEINRNFRNEGLSTRHNPEFTMMEFYQAYAEYGDLMDLTEAMLKGIAEDVVGNSVIEYQGDQYDFGKPFARMTVLESILHFNPELTLADLTTREAAVKVAENLKIPVKDSYGLGKVQIEIFEKTVEHRLMNPTFITAYPVEVSPLARRNDNDPHVTDRFEFFVGGREIANGFTELNDAEDQAERFQKQVEEKEAGDNEAMHFDADYITALEHGMPPTAGEGIGIDRLVMLFTNSPSIRDVLLFPHMRPKN
- a CDS encoding dodecin, with translation MPEHVYQKVELTGSSSLGIQQAIENAVAKAGETIQNMRWFEVVETRGHIDNGKVAHWQVTIKVGYTLPH
- a CDS encoding flavin reductase family protein, yielding MSVEAKEFKNALKLWASGVTVVTTQGRDSQPRGMTATAFSSVSLEPPQILVCLNQATDTGAALLESRRFAVNILNSAQEDVSNQFAGSTTQEQRFASIAWQAGENGAPILSEALAALECRVVQQVQAGSHWVIIGEVDSVVCREGEPLLYYHSAYRTVAAQD
- a CDS encoding 1-aminocyclopropane-1-carboxylate deaminase/D-cysteine desulfhydrase, with protein sequence MTDLHPLLQKLQAKLAVSPLTKINDPELADRQLELWIKRDDLLHPIISGNKWRKLKYILNQALHNGADSIVSMGGAYSNHLHALAFTGKALGLKTIGYIRGERPAQLNATLHDLLDWGMELRFVSRSDYRQLRDYKGHDSLPELQAGQYWLPEGGATDLALQGVAELIDEIDVGFDTLVVACGTGTTLAGLLTSPLTQQAIGAAALKGGDFLIDDVEQLLNNQGIISHADRRILVDYHFGGFAKTTPALLAFMQDFQRQHGIELEPIYTGKLLFALYDLIRKGYFPAGQRIVAIHTGGLQGKRK
- the thiE gene encoding thiamine phosphate synthase, with translation MKFPHEGLYAITQPENKTIAQIVKDVEAALRGGASVIQYRDKNPLDAPQLARLLLEVCHAYDAPLLINDSVELALAVDADGVHLGRDDGEIATARRLLGQDAIIGVSCYNDVDKAQNMAAAGADYVAFGRFFPSGSKPLAAPADIISLHRAKQLINVPIVAIGGILPENGGTLLAAGADLLAVIGGIFDHEPEAAARAYQALFNPQAE
- a CDS encoding Nif11-like leader peptide family natural product precursor produces the protein MSIKVIKEFSEKSKSDEGLKEKLKACLKIKELLLLGKEYGFEIDEVELYPPNEPQFVEEQLSEKLAKALLRV